A portion of the Desulfovermiculus halophilus DSM 18834 genome contains these proteins:
- a CDS encoding pyridoxal phosphate-dependent aminotransferase produces MYDMSMKERKLAYGLRELSDQSGSHSPSIHTIAEKLPELEIKIDACFLSNPYATDLFTQEMKNDLIKTGDLRKVLEFYPSQNQVIGELLSGCLNVPTEKIFVGNGATEIIQAVIHNFTYRKIIINIPTFSPYYEFVSDDVQVVYNQLTRDNDFHFDLEEYIRLVEKERPDTIILINPNNPTGGYIDQEDIEYLVDRLSFVDTIVLDESFIHFAFEDDSMELKTAIPLTQKYKNLIIMKSMSKDFGIAGIRAGYAVMDEEKVADLLENGYLWNLSGLAEYFFRLYADEDFLERYEKVRIRYLMDTQAFFAQLSEVPGLKVYPSKANFVLAEITNGMSAFEFMSRMLIKHGVYVRDCNDKVGLDGEFVRIASRTKDENAAILQAAQEVLQGQEETV; encoded by the coding sequence ATGTACGATATGAGCATGAAAGAACGGAAGCTGGCCTATGGCCTCCGGGAGCTGAGCGATCAGTCCGGGTCCCATTCGCCGAGCATTCATACCATTGCCGAAAAGTTGCCGGAACTGGAAATAAAGATCGATGCTTGCTTTCTGTCCAATCCCTACGCAACTGATCTCTTCACTCAGGAGATGAAAAACGACCTGATCAAGACCGGGGACCTGCGCAAGGTCCTGGAGTTCTATCCATCCCAGAACCAGGTCATTGGGGAGCTCTTGTCCGGATGCCTGAACGTGCCCACGGAAAAGATCTTCGTCGGCAACGGGGCGACCGAGATCATCCAGGCTGTGATCCACAACTTCACGTACCGCAAGATCATCATCAACATCCCCACCTTTTCTCCCTACTACGAGTTTGTCAGCGATGACGTCCAGGTGGTCTACAATCAGCTGACCCGGGACAACGACTTCCACTTCGATCTGGAAGAGTACATCCGCCTGGTGGAAAAGGAGAGGCCGGACACCATCATCCTGATCAACCCCAACAACCCCACTGGGGGGTACATCGACCAGGAGGATATCGAGTACCTGGTTGACCGGCTCAGCTTTGTGGACACCATCGTCCTGGACGAAAGCTTTATTCATTTTGCCTTTGAAGACGATTCCATGGAGCTCAAGACCGCCATACCCCTGACCCAGAAATACAAGAACCTGATTATCATGAAGAGCATGTCCAAGGACTTCGGCATCGCCGGCATCCGGGCCGGATACGCGGTCATGGATGAGGAAAAGGTGGCCGACCTTTTGGAAAACGGGTACTTATGGAATCTTTCCGGCCTGGCCGAATACTTTTTCCGCCTGTACGCAGATGAGGACTTTCTGGAACGCTACGAAAAGGTCCGAATCCGCTACCTCATGGATACCCAGGCCTTTTTCGCTCAGCTCTCCGAGGTCCCGGGGCTCAAGGTGTACCCCAGCAAGGCGAACTTTGTCCTGGCCGAGATCACCAACGGCATGAGCGCCTTTGAGTTCATGAGCCGCATGCTCATCAAGCACGGGGTCTATGTCCGGGATTGCAACGACAAAGTGGGCCTGGACGGTGAGTTCGTGCGCATTGCCTCCAGAACCAAAGACGAGAACGCGGCCATTCTTCAGGCGGCCCAGGAGGTCCTCCAGGGCCAGGAAGAGACCGTGTAG
- a CDS encoding methyltransferase domain-containing protein: MKNTEQKSFWEQQDLDIQSMMLNKDVDPSFEERERTEILSYLPDLNGLRILEPAAGIGRFTTCFAPVAAQVTAQDFVHEFIDSNKSACCEYPHVCHAVGDIMEADFPAASFDHIFINWLLMYIRDEDLPVLARRLTTWLSSQGTMFVRESCVSASNPNQPHPHTHYRDPEVYERLFADWFQITAKGNVKVYEQEYNNPNQRWWLLTKKG; encoded by the coding sequence ATGAAAAACACCGAACAGAAGAGCTTTTGGGAGCAGCAGGACCTGGATATCCAGAGCATGATGCTGAACAAGGACGTGGATCCGAGCTTTGAGGAACGGGAACGGACTGAAATACTTTCCTACCTTCCAGACCTCAACGGATTGCGCATTCTGGAACCAGCGGCAGGGATCGGCCGGTTCACCACCTGCTTCGCCCCTGTGGCCGCTCAGGTCACGGCTCAAGACTTTGTCCATGAGTTTATCGATTCCAACAAGTCCGCATGCTGCGAATACCCCCATGTCTGCCACGCAGTTGGGGACATCATGGAGGCTGATTTTCCGGCGGCCAGCTTCGATCACATCTTCATCAACTGGCTCTTGATGTATATCCGGGACGAGGATCTTCCGGTCCTGGCCCGCAGATTGACCACTTGGCTGAGCTCACAAGGGACCATGTTTGTGCGGGAGAGCTGCGTGAGCGCGTCCAATCCCAACCAACCCCATCCCCACACACACTACCGGGATCCGGAGGTCTATGAACGGCTTTTCGCCGACTGGTTCCAGATCACCGCCAAAGGGAATGTGAAGGTCTATGAACAGGAGTACAACAACCCGAACCAGAGGTGGTGGCTGTTGACCAAAAAGGGCTAG
- a CDS encoding sodium:calcium antiporter: MEHFLTQYIAQFSLVPLLGILAVCIAVLSKGADWLIDAVVDMAKRTGMPHIVIGATIVSLGTTLPEAFVSVMAAWMGNPGLALGNGVGSIIADTGLVLGLACLLTRVPINSFILNRTGWVQVGAATLLTLLAVGARMRNPDLPVLGWKVGVLFLFLLCVYILLSYFWARAGGEQVVLGEDAPPRPLPQAVLQLAGGIFLVVAAARILVPAASQTALRLGVPEDIVAATMVALGTSLPELVTAVSSVRKGHPEIMVGNVVGADVLNCLFVIGAAATAKPLVIAPTFFTFHFPAMLFILYSLRLFIARSRDGYFKRWQGGWMLSVYLLYLLLQYALKLG; encoded by the coding sequence ATGGAACATTTCCTGACCCAATACATCGCTCAGTTCAGCCTTGTGCCCCTGCTGGGGATCCTGGCCGTGTGCATTGCGGTCCTGTCCAAGGGAGCGGACTGGCTGATCGATGCCGTGGTCGATATGGCCAAACGCACCGGAATGCCCCACATCGTCATCGGTGCGACCATAGTCTCTCTGGGCACCACCTTGCCCGAGGCCTTTGTCTCGGTTATGGCCGCCTGGATGGGCAACCCCGGCCTGGCCCTGGGCAACGGAGTCGGCTCGATCATCGCCGACACCGGATTGGTCTTGGGCCTGGCCTGTCTATTGACCAGGGTTCCCATAAACAGCTTCATCCTGAACCGCACCGGATGGGTACAGGTCGGAGCGGCCACCCTGCTCACCCTGCTGGCAGTGGGAGCAAGAATGCGCAATCCGGACCTGCCGGTCCTGGGCTGGAAGGTCGGAGTGCTGTTTCTGTTTCTGCTCTGTGTCTATATCCTGTTGAGCTACTTCTGGGCCCGGGCCGGAGGCGAACAGGTTGTCCTCGGCGAGGATGCCCCTCCCCGTCCCCTGCCCCAGGCCGTCCTGCAGCTTGCCGGGGGGATCTTCCTGGTCGTAGCCGCAGCCAGGATCCTGGTCCCTGCCGCCTCCCAGACCGCTCTCCGCCTGGGCGTGCCCGAAGACATCGTCGCCGCCACCATGGTGGCCCTGGGCACCTCGCTGCCCGAGCTGGTGACCGCCGTTTCCTCGGTGCGCAAGGGACATCCGGAGATCATGGTCGGCAACGTGGTCGGGGCCGATGTCCTGAACTGTCTCTTTGTCATCGGCGCAGCGGCCACAGCCAAACCATTGGTCATCGCCCCGACCTTCTTCACCTTTCATTTCCCGGCCATGCTCTTCATCCTCTACTCCCTGCGCCTGTTCATCGCCCGCAGCCGGGACGGATATTTCAAACGCTGGCAGGGCGGATGGATGCTGAGCGTTTACCTCTTGTACCTTCTCCTCCAGTACGCCCTGAAGCTGGGTTAG
- a CDS encoding CoA-transferase subunit beta, with the protein MYIQGSEYTPQEMIVIAGARVLEDTKVVFVGTGLPMIATVLAMRTHAPGVIPVFEAGAVGPPLSGKLPFSVGDSRTVSGSSYIGGLNSAFEMTQRGFSDFGFVGGAEIDPYGNLNSTMLGDFPQEYRSPKVRLPGSGGASDMAASCERTILIMPHERRRFREKISYVTSPGHIDGSPGAREKAGLLGQGPYRVITAKAIMDFDEQTRRMRLRQLLPGESVESVQEATGFELLIHPELDDFPPPTEEELHLIREEIDPMGMFVKKPAGKKLVSQF; encoded by the coding sequence ATGTATATTCAGGGATCAGAGTACACCCCCCAGGAGATGATCGTCATTGCCGGGGCCCGGGTCTTGGAGGATACCAAGGTCGTCTTTGTGGGGACTGGTCTGCCGATGATTGCCACAGTGCTGGCCATGCGCACGCATGCTCCGGGGGTCATTCCGGTCTTTGAGGCCGGAGCGGTGGGTCCGCCCCTAAGCGGCAAGCTGCCCTTTTCGGTGGGCGATTCGCGGACGGTGAGCGGCTCGTCCTATATTGGAGGACTGAACTCCGCCTTTGAAATGACTCAGCGGGGATTTTCCGACTTCGGGTTTGTGGGCGGGGCGGAGATCGATCCGTACGGAAATTTGAACTCAACCATGCTCGGTGATTTTCCCCAGGAGTACCGCAGCCCCAAGGTCCGGCTGCCCGGCAGCGGAGGGGCCAGCGATATGGCCGCTTCCTGCGAACGGACTATTCTGATCATGCCCCACGAGCGGAGACGGTTCAGAGAAAAAATCAGCTATGTGACCAGCCCGGGGCATATTGACGGCTCGCCCGGGGCCAGAGAAAAGGCCGGTCTCCTGGGCCAGGGCCCCTACAGGGTGATTACGGCCAAGGCCATCATGGATTTTGATGAGCAGACCAGGCGGATGCGTCTGCGGCAGCTTCTGCCCGGAGAGAGCGTGGAGTCGGTCCAGGAGGCCACGGGATTCGAGCTTTTGATCCATCCGGAGCTGGACGATTTCCCTCCGCCGACCGAAGAGGAGCTGCATTTGATCCGGGAGGAGATCGATCCCATGGGCATGTTTGTCAAAAAGCCGGCCGGAAAGAAGCTGGTCTCCCAGTTCTAA
- a CDS encoding CoA transferase subunit A, translating to MDTHDEFFWTGLTPDQARQALVAKDKSKRDKRYDLQTAVDRFIHDGDTVAIGGFVDIRQPVATCHEMIRHGFRDLTLCFQSGGMAVDYLGGAMALYPDHLHIKRMELAYWAHESFGLSPIFRYLAENGLVELEDWSNYNMSARFKAGSMGLPFIPCRGPLGSDIIKTCRAKVENCPFTGRPVVLLPACYPNVGLLHVQKADMYGNCIIHGSEATCAEIAMASAHTIVTCERIVPHEEITREPKAITIPFFAVDAVVQVPYGAYPTSCREHYYFNREHIASVHAWGSLLHKGDDSGLRHYFEDSIMNVEGFADFMDQFPVRKIMEEHHAELENLEERG from the coding sequence ATGGACACACACGACGAATTTTTCTGGACCGGGCTGACCCCGGATCAGGCCAGGCAGGCCCTTGTGGCGAAGGACAAGTCCAAACGGGACAAGCGGTATGACCTGCAGACCGCTGTGGACAGGTTCATACACGACGGGGACACAGTGGCCATCGGCGGATTTGTTGATATCCGCCAGCCGGTAGCCACCTGTCATGAGATGATCCGGCACGGGTTCAGGGATCTGACCCTGTGCTTTCAGTCCGGAGGAATGGCCGTGGACTATCTGGGCGGGGCCATGGCCCTGTACCCCGACCATCTGCATATCAAGCGCATGGAGCTCGCCTATTGGGCCCATGAGTCCTTCGGGCTGTCCCCCATTTTCCGTTATCTGGCCGAGAACGGTCTGGTGGAGCTGGAGGACTGGAGCAACTACAACATGTCGGCCAGGTTCAAGGCCGGAAGCATGGGCTTGCCCTTTATTCCCTGCCGGGGTCCCCTGGGCAGCGATATCATCAAGACCTGCCGGGCCAAGGTTGAAAACTGCCCGTTCACCGGCAGGCCCGTGGTTCTCCTTCCGGCCTGCTATCCGAATGTGGGCCTTCTGCATGTCCAGAAGGCGGACATGTACGGCAACTGCATCATTCACGGCAGTGAAGCAACATGCGCAGAAATCGCTATGGCCTCGGCCCACACCATCGTGACCTGCGAGCGGATCGTTCCCCATGAAGAGATCACCAGGGAGCCCAAGGCGATCACCATCCCCTTCTTTGCAGTGGATGCCGTGGTTCAGGTCCCGTACGGGGCCTACCCCACAAGTTGCCGGGAGCACTATTACTTCAATCGGGAGCACATCGCCTCTGTGCATGCTTGGGGCAGCTTGCTGCACAAAGGGGACGACTCAGGTCTGCGGCACTACTTTGAAGACTCCATCATGAACGTCGAAGGCTTTGCTGACTTCATGGATCAGTTCCCTGTGCGCAAGATCATGGAAGAGCATCACGCTGAGCTGGAAAATCTGGAAGAAAGGGGATAG
- a CDS encoding DUF362 domain-containing protein — protein MTAVIDFTSYEESVPALLHLIQTETSLPQTGTIVIKPNLINDSPPPITTPAACCRALVDSIRSISTARVVIAEGCGQPGLDTPAVFDRLGYTDMAAGCGVQLVDLNTAQLVRMHNPECRIFPEIFLPQIAVNSYLISVPVLKAHSLAGITGALKNMIGLAPPAYYSGQSGTWKKAAFHCDVQQSIRELNSYKAPDLCIMDASVGMPEYHLGGAHCTPPLEVLVGGCDPWEVDRKGAELLGRDWTKIKHLQK, from the coding sequence ATGACCGCCGTCATCGACTTCACGAGCTATGAGGAATCAGTTCCCGCACTGCTTCACCTGATACAAACTGAGACGTCACTCCCCCAAACCGGGACCATTGTCATCAAGCCCAACCTGATCAACGACTCCCCGCCGCCGATCACCACCCCCGCCGCCTGCTGCCGGGCCCTGGTGGACTCCATCCGCAGCATATCCACGGCCAGGGTGGTGATTGCCGAAGGATGCGGCCAACCCGGTCTGGACACGCCTGCTGTCTTTGACCGGCTGGGCTATACAGACATGGCCGCCGGATGCGGGGTCCAGCTCGTTGACCTGAACACCGCCCAGCTTGTCCGCATGCACAACCCCGAATGCCGCATCTTTCCGGAGATATTTCTGCCCCAAATCGCGGTGAACAGCTATCTGATCTCTGTTCCGGTCCTCAAGGCCCATTCTCTGGCCGGGATTACCGGGGCACTGAAAAACATGATCGGCCTCGCTCCCCCCGCCTATTACAGCGGTCAGAGCGGAACATGGAAAAAGGCAGCCTTCCACTGTGATGTGCAGCAAAGCATCCGTGAGCTGAACTCCTACAAGGCGCCCGACCTGTGTATTATGGATGCAAGTGTGGGCATGCCCGAGTATCATTTGGGAGGAGCTCACTGCACACCACCGCTGGAAGTGCTTGTTGGTGGTTGCGATCCCTGGGAGGTGGACCGCAAAGGAGCAGAGTTGCTGGGCAGAGACTGGACAAAGATCAAGCACCTTCAAAAATAA
- a CDS encoding MucR family transcriptional regulator, protein MEEYVQQALEIVKAQASVRTMSEEEITSMVQSLSKQLKDIVEGTESAQESEQTQEPAVDPKKAIREKAVVCLECGKKFKVLSKKHLAQHGLTPEEYKEKWGYKKNTSLIAKALARQRKQKMQEMQLWKRRTTS, encoded by the coding sequence ATGGAAGAATATGTTCAACAAGCCCTGGAGATCGTCAAGGCTCAAGCTAGTGTGCGGACCATGAGCGAAGAAGAGATAACTTCCATGGTTCAGAGCCTCTCCAAACAGCTCAAGGATATCGTGGAAGGCACGGAGAGCGCTCAAGAATCCGAGCAGACCCAGGAACCGGCAGTTGATCCTAAAAAGGCGATTCGGGAAAAGGCTGTTGTTTGTCTGGAATGCGGAAAGAAGTTCAAGGTTCTGTCCAAGAAGCATCTGGCCCAGCACGGGCTTACTCCTGAAGAATACAAGGAGAAGTGGGGCTACAAGAAAAACACCTCCTTGATCGCCAAGGCCCTTGCCCGTCAACGCAAACAGAAGATGCAGGAAATGCAGCTGTGGAAAAGGCGCACAACCTCGTAA
- a CDS encoding glycine betaine ABC transporter substrate-binding protein produces MLHSLKKTAMVLCICALSVLLFSPVVQAQDSTKPIKVGWTAWSDAEAITKIARQILEEKMGYDVELVMSDIGVQYQALKSGDIDIMLMSWLPVTHQNYWKKYAKDVVNLGPLYTRAKLGWVVPNYVPKDKVNSIEDLKDKDVAEKLENKITGIDPGAGLMQASEKAMKEYGLSKAGYDLVASSGAGMTAALARAIDKEDWIVVTGWSPHWKFAKWDLRYLEDPKGTLGGRERIHALTRKGFYQDVPYEVFEFFTRMYIPLSELEAVMLEASNSSYKDAVDNYIKEHPERVHYWMTGELK; encoded by the coding sequence ATGCTCCACAGTCTGAAGAAAACCGCAATGGTACTGTGCATTTGTGCTCTTTCGGTTCTGTTGTTTTCTCCCGTGGTCCAGGCCCAGGACTCAACCAAGCCGATCAAGGTCGGATGGACCGCATGGTCGGATGCCGAGGCGATCACCAAGATAGCCAGGCAGATTTTGGAAGAAAAGATGGGCTATGACGTGGAACTGGTCATGTCCGACATCGGGGTGCAGTATCAGGCCTTGAAGAGCGGGGACATCGACATCATGCTCATGTCCTGGCTGCCGGTTACGCACCAGAATTACTGGAAGAAGTATGCAAAGGACGTGGTCAATCTCGGCCCCCTGTATACCCGGGCCAAGCTGGGCTGGGTGGTCCCCAACTATGTGCCCAAGGACAAGGTCAACTCCATAGAGGACCTCAAGGACAAGGACGTGGCCGAGAAGCTGGAGAATAAGATCACTGGAATCGACCCCGGCGCAGGCCTGATGCAGGCTTCGGAAAAGGCTATGAAGGAATACGGACTGAGCAAGGCGGGATACGATCTTGTGGCCTCCAGTGGTGCCGGGATGACCGCAGCCTTGGCCCGGGCCATAGATAAAGAGGATTGGATTGTGGTCACCGGATGGAGTCCGCATTGGAAGTTCGCCAAGTGGGACCTGCGCTATCTTGAAGACCCCAAAGGGACCTTGGGTGGCCGGGAGCGCATTCATGCCCTGACCCGGAAGGGATTCTATCAGGACGTTCCGTATGAGGTCTTTGAATTTTTTACCCGCATGTATATCCCTTTGAGTGAACTGGAAGCGGTTATGCTGGAAGCCAGCAACAGCTCCTACAAGGATGCCGTGGACAACTACATCAAAGAGCATCCGGAGCGGGTCCACTACTGGATGACTGGAGAACTGAAGTAG
- a CDS encoding glycine betaine ABC transporter substrate-binding protein, with product MRKIISTAILVLVCSLLFGTTMAGAAEYNKPIRIGWTAWSSTEANTKLVKAILEDVMGYDVELVMADVGIQYQGVANGDIDFMLMCWLPVTHKAYWEKVGDKVVNLGPVFTRAKLGWVVPEYIPEDKISSITDLTDPEVKEKLGGKIMGIDPGAGLMQASEKAMTTYGLKDAGYELISSSGAGMTAALSRAVKNKDWIVVTGWSPHWKFAKWDLRYIEDPEGVLGGRESASCIARQGFYQDVPYEVFEFLTRYFIPAEDLQAIMYQARQTSYEDAAQKYIEENPQRIKYWVTGDF from the coding sequence TTGAGAAAGATCATCAGCACAGCGATCCTGGTCCTGGTCTGCAGTCTGTTGTTCGGGACAACAATGGCCGGTGCGGCCGAGTACAACAAACCTATCAGAATCGGATGGACAGCGTGGTCCTCCACAGAGGCCAATACCAAGCTGGTAAAGGCCATTCTGGAAGATGTCATGGGCTACGATGTCGAGCTGGTGATGGCCGATGTGGGCATTCAGTACCAGGGCGTGGCCAATGGGGACATTGACTTCATGCTCATGTGCTGGCTGCCTGTAACCCACAAAGCCTACTGGGAAAAGGTCGGGGACAAGGTGGTCAATCTGGGTCCGGTGTTTACCCGGGCCAAGCTGGGCTGGGTGGTTCCGGAGTATATTCCGGAGGACAAGATCAGCTCAATCACAGATTTGACAGATCCAGAGGTGAAAGAGAAACTGGGGGGCAAGATCATGGGTATTGATCCCGGGGCCGGACTTATGCAAGCCTCGGAAAAAGCCATGACCACGTATGGGCTCAAGGATGCCGGGTATGAGCTCATCTCCTCCAGTGGGGCCGGAATGACGGCCGCCCTGTCCAGGGCTGTGAAGAACAAGGACTGGATCGTGGTTACCGGGTGGAGCCCGCACTGGAAGTTCGCCAAATGGGATCTGCGCTATATAGAGGATCCGGAAGGCGTTCTCGGGGGCAGGGAAAGCGCTTCCTGCATCGCCAGGCAAGGCTTCTATCAGGACGTGCCGTATGAGGTGTTCGAGTTCTTGACCCGGTATTTCATCCCGGCCGAGGATCTGCAGGCCATCATGTACCAGGCCAGACAGACCTCATACGAGGATGCGGCCCAGAAATACATCGAAGAAAACCCCCAGCGCATCAAGTATTGGGTGACCGGGGACTTCTAA
- a CDS encoding glycine betaine ABC transporter substrate-binding protein yields the protein MIKQLRKLCIGCMLVAACGLFFGPAAQAADYDKPIKLGWTAWSTAEANVKLIKKILEDKMGYDVELIMSDIGIQYQGVANGDIDAMIMSWLPTTQKDYWDRFAKDVVNLGPIYTRARLGWAVPSYIPKDKLNSISDLTNPEVAEKLNNKITGIDPGAGIMQASEKAMDEYGLKDAGYQLLSSSGAGMTAALARAVKRDEWIVVTGWSPHWKFAKWDLRYLEDPKGLLGGKERVHCLVRKGFYQDVPYEVFEFFVRYNIPIDDLEQLMLEARNSSYEEAVDAYIENNPKRIHYWMTGELK from the coding sequence ATGATCAAGCAACTACGTAAACTGTGCATCGGATGCATGCTGGTCGCAGCCTGCGGGCTGTTCTTCGGTCCGGCTGCTCAGGCGGCGGACTATGACAAACCGATCAAGCTGGGATGGACGGCCTGGTCCACGGCCGAGGCAAACGTCAAGCTGATCAAGAAAATCCTTGAGGACAAGATGGGCTATGATGTGGAGCTGATCATGTCCGATATCGGCATTCAGTACCAGGGCGTGGCCAATGGGGACATCGATGCCATGATCATGTCCTGGCTGCCCACCACCCAAAAGGACTACTGGGACAGGTTCGCCAAGGACGTGGTCAACCTGGGCCCCATCTATACCCGGGCCCGTCTGGGGTGGGCGGTTCCGAGCTACATCCCCAAAGACAAGCTCAACTCCATCTCCGATTTGACCAACCCGGAAGTGGCCGAAAAGCTGAACAACAAGATCACGGGCATCGATCCGGGAGCCGGGATCATGCAGGCCTCGGAAAAGGCCATGGATGAGTATGGGCTCAAAGATGCCGGATATCAGCTCCTGTCCTCCAGCGGAGCCGGGATGACGGCGGCACTGGCCCGGGCCGTCAAGCGGGATGAATGGATCGTGGTCACCGGCTGGAGCCCGCACTGGAAGTTCGCCAAGTGGGACCTGCGCTATCTGGAAGATCCCAAAGGCCTGCTGGGCGGCAAAGAGCGCGTTCACTGCCTGGTCCGAAAAGGGTTCTATCAGGATGTTCCCTACGAAGTGTTCGAGTTCTTTGTCCGGTACAATATTCCCATCGACGATCTGGAACAGCTCATGCTTGAGGCCAGGAACTCTTCCTACGAAGAGGCCGTCGATGCCTACATCGAGAACAATCCCAAGCGCATCCACTACTGGATGACCGGCGAACTCAAATAA
- a CDS encoding ABC transporter permease, whose translation MNFDIPLGRWVEGLVNFLMDNFTWLFDFISMVVGWLASSLEGLLMGLPAWIMIGVIVILSFWRIGWRYALVFLATLLLLVGMDMWDATMSTLALVLASTVASLIVSIPMGIWMAKSDTVEGIVRPVLDFMQTMPPFVYLIPAAMFFGLGKVPGAVATITFCAPPAVRLTNLGIRQVPKELREAGMAFGCTGMQMLRKVEIPIAMPSIMAGVNQNIMMALSMVVIASMIGAGGLGNVVLSGIQRMDIGLGFEGGLGVVILAIILDRLTQSFGQGQGPSFMGRLKSLFGKS comes from the coding sequence ATGAACTTTGATATACCTCTGGGACGATGGGTTGAAGGCCTGGTCAATTTCCTGATGGATAATTTCACCTGGCTGTTCGATTTCATATCCATGGTGGTGGGCTGGCTGGCCTCCTCCCTGGAAGGTCTGCTCATGGGCCTGCCAGCCTGGATCATGATCGGGGTCATCGTCATCCTGTCTTTCTGGAGAATAGGCTGGCGTTACGCCCTGGTCTTTCTGGCCACCTTGCTCCTGCTGGTCGGCATGGACATGTGGGACGCAACCATGTCCACCCTGGCCCTGGTCCTGGCCTCCACAGTGGCCAGCCTGATCGTATCCATCCCCATGGGGATCTGGATGGCCAAGAGCGATACAGTGGAGGGCATCGTCCGTCCGGTTCTGGACTTCATGCAGACCATGCCTCCATTTGTCTATTTGATCCCGGCGGCGATGTTCTTTGGCTTGGGCAAAGTGCCCGGAGCGGTGGCCACCATCACCTTTTGCGCCCCTCCGGCTGTGCGCTTGACCAATCTGGGCATTCGCCAGGTGCCCAAGGAGCTGCGGGAAGCCGGAATGGCCTTTGGCTGCACCGGGATGCAGATGCTGCGCAAGGTGGAGATCCCCATTGCCATGCCCTCAATCATGGCTGGAGTGAACCAGAACATCATGATGGCCCTGTCCATGGTGGTCATTGCCTCCATGATCGGTGCCGGCGGACTGGGGAACGTGGTTTTAAGCGGCATTCAGCGCATGGACATCGGCCTGGGATTTGAGGGTGGCCTGGGAGTGGTTATCCTGGCCATCATCCTGGACCGTCTGACTCAGTCTTTCGGACAAGGCCAGGGCCCGAGCTTCATGGGACGGCTCAAGAGCCTGTTCGGGAAATCGTAA